One genomic region from Siniperca chuatsi isolate FFG_IHB_CAS linkage group LG18, ASM2008510v1, whole genome shotgun sequence encodes:
- the ufc1 gene encoding ubiquitin-fold modifier-conjugating enzyme 1, with protein sequence MADEATRRAVSQIPLLKTHAGPRDRALWPQRLKEEYQALIHFVEQNKAADNDWFRLESNADGTRWTGTCWFIHELLRYEFRLEFDIPVTYPDTAPEVAVPELDGKTAKMYRGGRICLTEHFAPLWARNAPRFGLAHLMALGLGPWLAVEVPDLISKGLVVHKERQREAAAE encoded by the coding sequence ATGGCGGACGAGGCCACGCGCAGGGCCGTGTCGCAGATCCCTCTGCTGAAGACGCACGCGGGGCCGCGAGACCGCGCGCTGTGGCCGCAGCGGCTGAAGGAGGAGTACCAGGCGCTGATCCACTTCGTGGAGCAGAACAAGGCGGCCGACAACGACTGGTTCCGCCTCGAGTCCAACGCGGACGGCACGCGCTGGACCGGCACGTGCTGGTTCATTCACGAGCTGCTGCGCTACGAGTTCCGGCTGGAGTTCGACATCCCGGTGACTTACCCGGACACCGCGCCCGAGGTGGCGGTCCCGGAGCTGGACGGGAAAACCGCCAAGATGTACCGCGGGGGGAGGATCTGCCTGACCGAGCACTTCGCGCCACTGTGGGCCCGCAACGCGCCGCGCTTCGGCCTGGCGCACCTGATGGCGCTGGGACTCGGACCGTGGCTCGCCGTGGAGGTCCCGGACCTGATCAGCAAGGGGCTGGTGGTCCACAAAGAGCGGCAGCGCGAGGCGGCGGCGGAGTGA
- the ythdc1 gene encoding YTH domain-containing protein 1 isoform X1: MAADRREDKDGELNVLEDILTEAPDQDDELYNPETERDVSDKKGTKRKSERSDSQDLKRLRPSSGHASSRSSSTNKRAPGPPLSSSSSSSKKAASSPRGRHAAATTAAGYRHEYYEERKGRRGAREVTRSRGGEDVRRRESQRGLGGLSQKLRCDERRASPSPHREDNQSEEEVAADYGSEPGSGSSSPAASHVDEEEEEDQEEEEEEEEEEEGMEEEDEEEEEEGEKEEEEEEEEEYERRGGGEGNDYDTRSEAGDSRSASSVSFSDDGESVHSGSASEASGSEKKREKLSSSVRAVRKGMENPTSKLRYILRDARFFLIKSNNHENVSLAKAKGVWSTLPVNEKKLNAAFRSARSVVLVFSVRESGKFQGFARLASESHHGGSPIHWVLPAGMNAKMLGGVFKIDWLCRRELPFTKTAHLSNPWNEHKPVKIGRDGQEIQPDIGAQLCALFPLDESVDVHQVARRVRHKRRTPSEPRPRGRPPQREPGRRRPEEYDLHGRKRPRADGPPDFNQRAGFIQDLRNQPVDRRFSSVRRDVFLNGSYNDYMRDYHHSVGPPAPWQTLAAYPPA, translated from the exons ATGGCGGCTGACCGGCGCGAGGACAAAG ATGGAGAGCTGAACGTTCTGGAAGATATTCTGACTGAAGCTCCAGATCAGGACGACGAGCTGTACAACCCTGAGACCGAACGAGACGTCAGCGACAAGAAAG GAACAAAGAGGAAGAGTGAGCGCTCTGACAGCCAGGATCTGAAGAGGCTCCGCCCCTCATCAGGCCACGCTTCCTCCAGGTCGTCCTCCACCAATAAGAGAGCCCCTGgtccacctctctcctcctcctcctcctcctctaagAAGGCAGCGTCCAGCCCCCGGGGCCGCCACGCCGCTGCCACAACCGCTGCTGGCTACCGTCACGAATACTACGAAGAGCGAAAGGGGCGGCGAGGGGCCCGGGAGGTGACCAGGAGCCGCGGAGGAGAAGACGTACGACGTAGAGAGTCTCAGAGAGGCCTGGGAGGTCTGAGCCAG AAGTTGCGATGTGATGAGCGGCGGGCAAGCCCCTCCCCCCATAGGGAGGACAACCAatcagaggaggaggtggcagCAGACTACGGCTCAGAGCCGGGGTCAGGAAGCTCCTCCCCCGCAGCCTCCCACGtagacgaagaggaggaggaggatcaggaggaagaggaggaggaggaggaggaagaggaaggcatggaggaggaagatgaggaagaggaggaggaaggagagaaggaggaggaagaggaggaagaggaggagtatGAGCGTCGTGGCGGCGGCGAGGGGAACGACTACGACACTCGCAGTGAGGCTGGCGACTCACGCTCCGCTTCCTCCGTCAGTTTCTCTGACGACGGCGAGTCGGTGCACTCAGGCTCCGCCTCCGAGGCCTcag GTTCAGAGAAGAAGCGGGAAAAGCTGTCATCGTCGGTCAGAGCTGTTCGCAAAGGGATGGAGA ATCCTACCAGTAAACTGCGTTACATCCTGCGAGACGCTCGATTCTTCCTCATAAAGAGCAACAACCACGAGAACGTCTCCCTGGCTAAAGCTAAG GGCGTGTGGTCGACGCTGCCGGTGAACGAGAAGAAGCTGAATGCAGCTTTCCGCTCAGCTCGGAGTGTCGTTCTCGTCTTCTCTGTGAGGGAGAGCGGGAAATTCcaag GTTTTGCTCGTTTGGCGTCAGAGTCTCATCATGGCGGATCTCCAATCCACTGGGTTCTTCCCGCTGGTATGAATGCCAAGATGCTGGGTGGAGTCTTCAAGATCGACTGGCTCTGCAG GCGGGAGCTTCCTTTCACTAAGACGGCTCACCTGTCCAACCCCTGGAATGAACACAAGCCAGTCAAAATCGGACGCGACGGACAG GAGATCCAACCGGACATCGGCGCTCAGCTCTGTGCCCTGTTCCCACTGGACGAGAGTGTGGACGTCCACCAGGTGGCTCGGCGTGTTCGTCACAAGCGTCGGACGCCATCGGAGCCACGGCCTCGGGGCCGACCGCCGCAGCGCGAACCGGGAAG GCGTCGTCCTGAAGAGTACGACCTCCACGGCAGGAAGCGACCGCGAGCCGACGGTCCGCCTGACTTCAACCAGCGAGCAG ggtTCATCCAGGACCTTCGTAACCAGCCGGTGGACAG ACGATTCTCCAGCGTGAGACGAGACGTTTTTCTCAACGGG tcTTATAACGACTACATGAGGGATTATCACCACAGCGTCGGTCCTCCTGCTCCCTGGCAGACTCTG GCAGCATACCCCCCGGCGTGA
- the ythdc1 gene encoding YTH domain-containing protein 1 isoform X2: MAADRREDKDGELNVLEDILTEAPDQDDELYNPETERDVSDKKGTKRKSERSDSQDLKRLRPSSGHASSRSSSTNKRAPGPPLSSSSSSSKKAASSPRGRHAAATTAAGYRHEYYEERKGRRGAREVTRSRGGEDVRRRESQRGLGGLSQKLRCDERRASPSPHREDNQSEEEVAADYGSEPGSGSSSPAASHVDEEEEEDQEEEEEEEEEEEGMEEEDEEEEEEGEKEEEEEEEEEYERRGGGEGNDYDTRSEAGDSRSASSVSFSDDGESVHSGSASEASGSEKKREKLSSSVRAVRKGMENPTSKLRYILRDARFFLIKSNNHENVSLAKAKGVWSTLPVNEKKLNAAFRSARSVVLVFSVRESGKFQGFARLASESHHGGSPIHWVLPAGMNAKMLGGVFKIDWLCRRELPFTKTAHLSNPWNEHKPVKIGRDGQEIQPDIGAQLCALFPLDESVDVHQVARRVRHKRRTPSEPRPRGRPPQREPGRLANHQAPPPASCSSSSPAATVAPPAAGRRRRPLPLAGG, encoded by the exons ATGGCGGCTGACCGGCGCGAGGACAAAG ATGGAGAGCTGAACGTTCTGGAAGATATTCTGACTGAAGCTCCAGATCAGGACGACGAGCTGTACAACCCTGAGACCGAACGAGACGTCAGCGACAAGAAAG GAACAAAGAGGAAGAGTGAGCGCTCTGACAGCCAGGATCTGAAGAGGCTCCGCCCCTCATCAGGCCACGCTTCCTCCAGGTCGTCCTCCACCAATAAGAGAGCCCCTGgtccacctctctcctcctcctcctcctcctctaagAAGGCAGCGTCCAGCCCCCGGGGCCGCCACGCCGCTGCCACAACCGCTGCTGGCTACCGTCACGAATACTACGAAGAGCGAAAGGGGCGGCGAGGGGCCCGGGAGGTGACCAGGAGCCGCGGAGGAGAAGACGTACGACGTAGAGAGTCTCAGAGAGGCCTGGGAGGTCTGAGCCAG AAGTTGCGATGTGATGAGCGGCGGGCAAGCCCCTCCCCCCATAGGGAGGACAACCAatcagaggaggaggtggcagCAGACTACGGCTCAGAGCCGGGGTCAGGAAGCTCCTCCCCCGCAGCCTCCCACGtagacgaagaggaggaggaggatcaggaggaagaggaggaggaggaggaggaagaggaaggcatggaggaggaagatgaggaagaggaggaggaaggagagaaggaggaggaagaggaggaagaggaggagtatGAGCGTCGTGGCGGCGGCGAGGGGAACGACTACGACACTCGCAGTGAGGCTGGCGACTCACGCTCCGCTTCCTCCGTCAGTTTCTCTGACGACGGCGAGTCGGTGCACTCAGGCTCCGCCTCCGAGGCCTcag GTTCAGAGAAGAAGCGGGAAAAGCTGTCATCGTCGGTCAGAGCTGTTCGCAAAGGGATGGAGA ATCCTACCAGTAAACTGCGTTACATCCTGCGAGACGCTCGATTCTTCCTCATAAAGAGCAACAACCACGAGAACGTCTCCCTGGCTAAAGCTAAG GGCGTGTGGTCGACGCTGCCGGTGAACGAGAAGAAGCTGAATGCAGCTTTCCGCTCAGCTCGGAGTGTCGTTCTCGTCTTCTCTGTGAGGGAGAGCGGGAAATTCcaag GTTTTGCTCGTTTGGCGTCAGAGTCTCATCATGGCGGATCTCCAATCCACTGGGTTCTTCCCGCTGGTATGAATGCCAAGATGCTGGGTGGAGTCTTCAAGATCGACTGGCTCTGCAG GCGGGAGCTTCCTTTCACTAAGACGGCTCACCTGTCCAACCCCTGGAATGAACACAAGCCAGTCAAAATCGGACGCGACGGACAG GAGATCCAACCGGACATCGGCGCTCAGCTCTGTGCCCTGTTCCCACTGGACGAGAGTGTGGACGTCCACCAGGTGGCTCGGCGTGTTCGTCACAAGCGTCGGACGCCATCGGAGCCACGGCCTCGGGGCCGACCGCCGCAGCGCGAACCGGGAAGGTTAGCCAATCACCAAGCTCCTCCTCCCGCttcctgttcttcttcttctcctgctgcgACCGTGGCGCCACCTGCTGCCGGACGACGGAGACGGCCGCTGCCTTTAGCCGGCGGCTAG
- the LOC122866103 gene encoding UDP-glucuronosyltransferase 2A1-like isoform X2 — translation MTTTARSKNKSLVVLFPVWTGSPSSVCRTLGNADVWLIRTFWDLETPRPTPPNFKYVGGLHCKPANQLPEDMEVFVQSSGDAGVVVVSFGSMVTNLTTERADVIATAFGRIPQKVIWRFSGETPKTLAANTKLFDWIPQNDLLGHPKTKAFVTHGGTNGLYEAVYHGVPLVGVPLFADQPDNLARLSRHGAAIVLDFNRLTSDELTEALHAVINQLGYKSSMQRLSALHRDQPVAPLSTAIFWVEFVMRHGGARHLRLASHDLNWFQYHSVDTGAALLVAMMTAAALCWGGISCFLQRCSRRCGREKND, via the exons ATGACTACTACAgcgaggtcaaag aataaaagccttGTGGTGCTGTTTCCTGTGTGGACAGGAAGTCCCAGCAGCGTCTGCAGGACTCTGGGGAACGCTGACGTCTGGCTCATCAGGACCTTCTGGGATCTGGAGACGCCGCGACCGACCCCGCCCAACTTCAAATACGTGGGCGGTCTGCACTGCAAACCGGCCAATCAGCTGCCAGAG GACATGGAGGTGTTCGTGCAGAGTTCGGGCGATGCCGGTGTGGTGGTGGTTTCCTTTGGCTCCATGGTAACCAATCTGACAACAGAGCGTGCTGATGTCATCGCCACCGCCTTTGGACGAATCCCACAGAAG gtgaTTTGGAGGTTCAGCGGAGAAACTCCCAAAACTCTGGCAGCGAATACGAAGCTTTTTGATTGGATCCCTCAGAACGACCTGCTGG GTCACCCGAAGACCAAAGCGTTTGTGACGCACGGCGGCACCAATGGTCTGTATGAGGCCGTGTACCACGGCGTGCCGCTGGTCGGAGTCCCGTTGTTCGCCGATCAGCCCGATAATCTCGCCCGTCTAAGCCGCCACGGCGCAGCCATCGTCCTCGACTTCAACCGTCTGACATCCGACGAGCTGACGGAGGCGCTGCACGCCGTCATCAACCAGTTGGG CTACAAGTCCAGCATGCAGCGGCTGTCGGCGCTGCACCGCGACCAGCCGGTGGCGCCGCTGAGCACCGCCATCTTCTGGGTGGAGTTTGTGATGCGACATGGCGGAGCGAGACACCTGCGGCTGGCGTCACATGACCTAAACTGGTTCCAGTACCACAGCGTGGACACTGGCGCCGCCCTGCTGGTCGCCATGATGACCGCCGCCGCCCTCTGCTGGGGGGGCATCAGCTGCTTCCTGCAACGCTGCAGCAGACGATGCGGAAGAGAAAAGAACGACTGA
- the LOC122866103 gene encoding UDP-glucuronosyltransferase 2A1-like isoform X3, which translates to MTTTARSKNKSLVVLFPVWTGSPSSVCRTLGNADVWLIRTFWDLETPRPTPPNFKYVGGLHCKPANQLPEDMEVFVQSSGDAGVVVVSFGSMVTNLTTERADVIATAFGRIPQKVIWRFSGETPKTLAANTKLFDWIPQNDLLGHPKTKAFVTHGGTNGLYEAVYHGVPLVGVPLFADQPDNLARLSRHGAAIVLDFNRLTSDELTEALHAVINQLGYKSSMQRLSALHRDQPVAPLSTAIFWVEFVMRHGGARHLRLASHDLNWFQYHSVDTGAALLVAMMTAAALCWGGISCFLQRCSRRCGREKND; encoded by the exons aataaaagccttGTGGTGCTGTTTCCTGTGTGGACAGGAAGTCCCAGCAGCGTCTGCAGGACTCTGGGGAACGCTGACGTCTGGCTCATCAGGACCTTCTGGGATCTGGAGACGCCGCGACCGACCCCGCCCAACTTCAAATACGTGGGCGGTCTGCACTGCAAACCGGCCAATCAGCTGCCAGAG GACATGGAGGTGTTCGTGCAGAGTTCGGGCGATGCCGGTGTGGTGGTGGTTTCCTTTGGCTCCATGGTAACCAATCTGACAACAGAGCGTGCTGATGTCATCGCCACCGCCTTTGGACGAATCCCACAGAAG gtgaTTTGGAGGTTCAGCGGAGAAACTCCCAAAACTCTGGCAGCGAATACGAAGCTTTTTGATTGGATCCCTCAGAACGACCTGCTGG GTCACCCGAAGACCAAAGCGTTTGTGACGCACGGCGGCACCAATGGTCTGTATGAGGCCGTGTACCACGGCGTGCCGCTGGTCGGAGTCCCGTTGTTCGCCGATCAGCCCGATAATCTCGCCCGTCTAAGCCGCCACGGCGCAGCCATCGTCCTCGACTTCAACCGTCTGACATCCGACGAGCTGACGGAGGCGCTGCACGCCGTCATCAACCAGTTGGG CTACAAGTCCAGCATGCAGCGGCTGTCGGCGCTGCACCGCGACCAGCCGGTGGCGCCGCTGAGCACCGCCATCTTCTGGGTGGAGTTTGTGATGCGACATGGCGGAGCGAGACACCTGCGGCTGGCGTCACATGACCTAAACTGGTTCCAGTACCACAGCGTGGACACTGGCGCCGCCCTGCTGGTCGCCATGATGACCGCCGCCGCCCTCTGCTGGGGGGGCATCAGCTGCTTCCTGCAACGCTGCAGCAGACGATGCGGAAGAGAAAAGAACGACTGA